TTCGAGGTCCAGGCGTTCGGCGTCGACGGCGCGATGTTCGCCGCCGAGCCAGACCCCGAGACCAATTTCAAGCTGTTCGGGCCGGTCGTTTCCGCGAACTCGGGCGCGCGCACGACCAGCCGTGCCTTCGCGCTGCGGCTGCGCCCGAACCAGGATTTTGCCGGTTGCCTCGAGGCGTTCTGCCACGCCCACCGAATTGCGCGCGCAAAAATCCACGGCGGCGTCGGCTCGACCGTCGGCGCGCGCTTCACCCATGGCGGCGTGACCGAGCCGTTCGCCACGGAGCTGGCGATCACTGCCGGGACGGTTGCGCCTGGTGCTCCCGGGGTGCTGGAAGCCGCGCTCGACGTCGCCCTTATCGACTACACTGGCGGCATCGCCGAGGGACGCCTCGTCCGCGGCGACAATCCCGTGCTGATGACGATGGAGCTGGTGCTGGAGGCGCTGGATTAGCGCACGCCTGAGGCTTGTGCCGGTCCGTCCATACCACTTGCCTGCCAGCAGCGTTCCCGTTATGTTCCGATCGGCGTCGAGCGGAGCAAACCGGGCGGGGAGGCGGCAATGGGCCGAAGAGGCAATCGCACGATCAACCTGCCTGCGCCATATCTGAAGCGGGTCTGGCTCGATCCGTCGCAGGTTCGCGATCGCGATGCTTATCCGTTTTGCTTGCCCATCTTTCCGGATG
The genomic region above belongs to Bradyrhizobium sp. CCBAU 53338 and contains:
- a CDS encoding PCC domain-containing protein, producing the protein MRSIKQPGAPVTERIQWVEARGRGFSFTLQAGLPLLEAARRGFAAEGFAGGVLNFTAGALGPFGYVMPALSKTGENAAFYSDTYRPAGVSHTRLGSMTLGVRDGAPFFHCHGLWTEADGKVSGGHMLPDETVVAEPFEVQAFGVDGAMFAAEPDPETNFKLFGPVVSANSGARTTSRAFALRLRPNQDFAGCLEAFCHAHRIARAKIHGGVGSTVGARFTHGGVTEPFATELAITAGTVAPGAPGVLEAALDVALIDYTGGIAEGRLVRGDNPVLMTMELVLEALD